One stretch of Oceanimonas pelagia DNA includes these proteins:
- the plsY gene encoding glycerol-3-phosphate 1-O-acyltransferase PlsY, whose amino-acid sequence MTALTLFMIILAYLGGSVSSAVLISRLYRLPDPRTHGSGNPGATNVLRTGNRSAAVWVLLLDILKGTLPVYLGWFLDISPLYLAFIAMAACLGHMFPLFFHFRGGKGVATALGALLPLGMDMAGLLLLTWLVSLGLFGYSSLASLITALFAPLFVYFIKPEYTLAVALLSCLIIIRHHRNISRLYHNEETPILNRLKRNREE is encoded by the coding sequence ATGACCGCCCTAACGCTGTTCATGATCATACTGGCTTATCTGGGAGGCTCGGTGTCCAGCGCCGTGCTGATCTCGCGTCTGTACCGCCTGCCCGACCCCCGAACCCATGGCTCCGGCAACCCCGGCGCCACCAATGTGCTGCGCACCGGCAACCGCAGCGCGGCGGTGTGGGTGCTGCTGCTTGATATTCTCAAGGGCACCCTGCCCGTGTATCTGGGCTGGTTTCTGGATATCAGCCCGCTTTATCTGGCCTTTATCGCCATGGCCGCCTGCCTGGGGCACATGTTTCCGTTGTTCTTTCACTTTCGCGGCGGCAAGGGCGTGGCCACGGCGCTGGGTGCCCTGCTGCCCCTGGGCATGGACATGGCCGGCCTGCTGCTGCTCACCTGGCTGGTCAGCCTGGGGCTGTTCGGCTATTCGTCGCTGGCGTCGCTGATCACCGCTCTGTTCGCGCCCCTGTTCGTGTACTTTATCAAGCCCGAATACACCCTGGCGGTGGCGCTGTTGTCCTGCCTTATTATTATTCGCCACCACCGCAACATCAGCCGGCTGTATCACAACGAGGAAACGCCCATCCTCAACCGGTTGAAACGCAACCGAGAGGAGTGA
- the rpoD gene encoding RNA polymerase sigma factor RpoD: MPQYPHPLATSNRTSSMEQTPQSQLKLLVAKGKEQGYLTYAEVNDHLPQDIVDSDQIEDIIQMINDMGIQVVENAPDADDLMMSETTADEDAAEAAAQALASVESEIGRTTDPVRMYMREMGTVELLTREGEIDIAKRIEDGINQVQSSVSEYPEAITYLLDQFDRFEAGDIKLSDIISGFVDLDEADDVAPTATHIGSELSDKDLDDEDDDEDEDEDEDEDSDSDNGPDPEVAREKFSQLRSQYEAVRDAIAAKGRTSDEAAEQITALADLFRQFRLVPKQFDRLVNSMRDMMERVRVQERIIMKLCVEQCKMPKKTFVQAFAHHESEQAWFNAQLAAGKTWSARLQDVSEDVLRAIGKLKVVEEETGLTISQIKDINRRMSIGEAKARRAKKEMVEANLRLVISIAKKYTNRGLQFLDLIQEGNIGLMKAVDKFEYRRGYKFSTYATWWIRQAITRSIADQARTIRIPVHMIETINKLNRISRQMLQEMGREPTPEELAHRMAMPEDKIRKVLKIAKEPISMETPIGDDEDSHLGDFIEDTTLSLPADSATSESLRNATKDVLAGLTAREAKVLRMRFGIDMNTDHTLEEVGKQFDVTRERIRQIEAKALRKLRHPSRSEVLRSFLDE, encoded by the coding sequence GTGCCCCAGTACCCACACCCTCTTGCAACATCTAACCGGACGAGTTCTATGGAGCAAACCCCGCAGTCACAGCTTAAGCTTCTCGTTGCCAAAGGTAAAGAACAGGGCTACCTGACCTATGCCGAGGTAAATGATCATCTTCCTCAGGATATTGTCGACTCCGATCAGATCGAAGACATTATCCAGATGATCAACGACATGGGCATTCAGGTGGTGGAAAACGCCCCCGACGCCGATGATCTGATGATGTCGGAAACCACCGCCGACGAAGACGCCGCCGAGGCCGCCGCCCAGGCACTGGCGTCTGTTGAATCCGAAATTGGCCGCACCACCGACCCGGTGCGCATGTATATGCGCGAAATGGGCACCGTGGAGCTGCTCACCCGCGAAGGCGAAATCGACATCGCCAAGCGCATTGAAGACGGCATCAACCAGGTGCAGAGCTCGGTGTCCGAGTACCCGGAAGCCATCACCTATCTGCTGGATCAGTTCGACCGCTTTGAAGCCGGCGACATCAAGCTGAGTGACATTATTTCCGGCTTTGTGGATCTGGATGAAGCCGACGACGTGGCCCCCACCGCCACTCACATCGGCTCCGAGCTGAGCGACAAGGACCTCGACGACGAAGACGACGACGAGGATGAAGACGAGGACGAAGACGAGGACTCCGATTCCGACAACGGCCCGGATCCGGAAGTGGCCCGTGAAAAATTCAGCCAGTTGCGCAGCCAGTACGAAGCCGTAAGAGACGCCATTGCCGCCAAGGGCCGTACCTCGGACGAAGCCGCCGAGCAGATCACCGCCCTCGCCGACCTGTTCCGCCAGTTCCGCCTGGTGCCCAAGCAGTTCGACCGCCTGGTGAACAGCATGCGCGACATGATGGAGCGGGTGCGGGTGCAGGAACGCATCATCATGAAGCTGTGCGTTGAGCAGTGCAAGATGCCCAAGAAAACCTTCGTGCAGGCCTTTGCCCATCACGAAAGCGAGCAGGCCTGGTTCAACGCCCAGCTGGCCGCCGGCAAGACCTGGTCTGCCCGGCTGCAGGACGTCTCCGAAGACGTGCTGCGCGCCATTGGCAAGCTCAAGGTAGTGGAAGAAGAAACCGGTCTGACCATTTCCCAGATCAAAGACATCAACCGCCGCATGAGCATTGGTGAGGCCAAGGCCCGCCGCGCCAAGAAGGAAATGGTGGAAGCCAACCTGCGTCTGGTGATCTCCATTGCCAAGAAGTACACCAACCGCGGCCTGCAGTTCCTGGATCTGATCCAGGAAGGCAACATCGGCCTGATGAAGGCGGTCGACAAGTTCGAATACCGTCGCGGCTACAAGTTCTCGACCTATGCCACCTGGTGGATCCGTCAGGCCATTACCCGCTCCATTGCGGATCAGGCCCGCACCATCCGGATTCCGGTGCACATGATCGAGACCATCAACAAGCTCAACCGGATTTCCCGCCAGATGCTGCAGGAAATGGGCCGCGAGCCCACCCCGGAAGAGCTGGCCCATCGCATGGCGATGCCGGAAGACAAGATCCGCAAGGTGCTGAAAATCGCCAAGGAGCCGATCTCGATGGAGACCCCCATCGGTGATGACGAAGACTCCCATCTGGGCGATTTTATCGAGGACACCACTCTGTCGCTGCCGGCGGACTCCGCCACCAGCGAGAGCCTGCGCAACGCCACCAAGGACGTACTGGCCGGCCTGACCGCCCGGGAAGCCAAGGTGCTGCGCATGCGCTTTGGTATCGACATGAACACCGACCACACCCTTGAGGAAGTGGGCAAACAGTTCGACGTTACCCGCGAGCGTATTCGCCAGATTGAAGCCAAGGCCCTGCGCAAGCTGCGTCACCCCAGCCGCTCCGAAGTGCTGCGCAGCTTCCTCGACGAATAA
- a CDS encoding GGDEF domain-containing protein gives MPKSCRNDNAQAQRLAALAAYEILDTPPEAAFDEITELAALICDVPAAVINFIDRDRQWFKSERGLGIRETPLDISICAHVILQSELFVVPDIRLDPRFAHFPLVTGEPHLRFYAGALLKSPDGIPIGTLCVLDYQPRELSQKQRTALITLANQVMANLELMRAHRAQATLIQELQSAQKELMHLASTDPLTGLFNRRAMEERLNQARAPGWQRGTPATLMLMDLDHFKAINDEFGHETGDRVIAHFAGICKKVFRQSDVIGRWGGEEFIVLLPDTTEDEARQAAARLHRSLRRSPLACDDYRSLYITVSAGLCGLSSDRELEHTLRLADRLLYQAKRSGRNRTVYESQQDGQHSAHTGIP, from the coding sequence ATGCCCAAGTCCTGTCGCAACGATAACGCACAAGCCCAACGTCTTGCCGCGCTGGCCGCTTACGAGATCCTGGATACTCCGCCGGAGGCGGCGTTTGACGAGATCACCGAGTTGGCGGCGCTGATTTGTGATGTGCCGGCCGCCGTGATTAATTTTATCGATCGCGATCGGCAATGGTTCAAGTCGGAGCGGGGCCTGGGGATCAGAGAAACGCCTCTGGATATCTCTATTTGCGCACACGTCATTCTGCAGTCGGAATTATTTGTGGTGCCCGACATTCGGCTGGATCCCCGGTTTGCCCATTTTCCACTGGTAACAGGCGAACCGCACCTGCGCTTTTATGCCGGTGCCTTGCTGAAAAGTCCGGACGGCATCCCCATTGGCACCCTGTGTGTGCTTGATTATCAGCCCAGAGAGCTGTCGCAGAAACAGCGTACCGCTCTCATCACCTTGGCCAACCAGGTGATGGCCAACCTTGAGCTGATGCGGGCGCACCGGGCTCAGGCTACGTTAATTCAGGAACTGCAGTCGGCTCAAAAGGAGCTGATGCACCTGGCCTCGACCGATCCGCTGACCGGGCTGTTTAATCGCCGGGCAATGGAAGAACGTCTGAACCAGGCAAGAGCACCCGGCTGGCAGCGCGGAACGCCGGCCACGCTGATGCTGATGGATCTGGATCATTTTAAGGCGATCAATGACGAATTCGGTCATGAAACCGGCGACAGGGTCATTGCGCATTTTGCCGGTATTTGTAAGAAGGTGTTTCGTCAGTCCGATGTGATCGGGCGCTGGGGCGGCGAAGAGTTTATTGTGCTGCTGCCCGATACCACGGAAGACGAGGCCCGGCAGGCCGCAGCGCGTTTGCATCGGTCACTGCGGCGGAGCCCGCTTGCATGTGATGATTATCGTTCCCTGTACATTACCGTAAGTGCAGGCCTTTGCGGCCTGAGCAGCGACAGGGAGCTGGAACATACCCTGCGCCTTGCCGATCGGCTGCTGTATCAGGCCAAGCGCAGCGGCAGAAACCGTACCGTATATGAATCGCAACAGGACGGGCAGCATTCGGCACACACCGGTATTCCCTGA
- the tsaD gene encoding tRNA (adenosine(37)-N6)-threonylcarbamoyltransferase complex transferase subunit TsaD — protein MRVLGIETSCDETGIAIYDDRLGILSHQLYSQVKLHADYGGVVPELASRDHIRKTIPLIEAALAEAGCGKDDIDGVAYTAGPGLMGALLVGATIGRSLAFAWGKPAVAVHHMEGHLLAPMLEERMPAFPFVALLVSGGHTLLVRVDGIGRYEILGESIDDAAGEAFDKTAKLMGLDYPGGPRLAKLAERGVSGRFKFPRPMTDRPGLDFSFSGLKTATATTIAAEGDDDQTRADIAHAFQQAVVDTLAIKCKRALEQTGLNRLVVAGGVSANVSLRKQLEALMKGLSGEVFYPRNEYCTDNGAMIAFAGLQRLRAGQIEPLLVRARPRWPLDELPPVGEG, from the coding sequence ATGCGTGTACTAGGCATCGAAACTTCCTGCGATGAAACCGGCATCGCCATCTATGACGACCGGCTCGGTATTCTCTCTCATCAGCTTTACAGCCAGGTCAAACTTCATGCGGACTACGGCGGCGTGGTGCCCGAGCTGGCCAGCCGGGATCACATTCGCAAGACGATTCCGCTGATCGAAGCGGCGCTGGCGGAGGCCGGTTGCGGCAAGGACGACATCGACGGCGTGGCCTACACCGCCGGCCCCGGGCTGATGGGTGCGTTGCTGGTGGGAGCCACCATAGGTCGCAGCCTGGCCTTTGCCTGGGGCAAGCCGGCGGTGGCGGTGCACCATATGGAAGGGCACCTGCTGGCGCCCATGCTGGAAGAGCGCATGCCGGCCTTTCCCTTTGTGGCGCTGCTGGTGTCCGGCGGCCACACCCTGCTGGTGCGGGTGGACGGCATCGGCCGCTATGAGATCCTCGGCGAGTCCATCGACGATGCCGCCGGCGAGGCCTTTGACAAAACCGCCAAGCTGATGGGGCTCGACTACCCGGGCGGTCCGCGCCTGGCGAAGCTGGCGGAGCGGGGCGTGTCCGGCCGCTTCAAATTCCCCCGGCCCATGACCGACAGACCCGGGCTGGACTTCAGTTTCTCCGGGCTTAAAACCGCCACCGCCACCACCATTGCCGCCGAAGGCGACGACGACCAGACCCGGGCCGATATTGCCCACGCCTTTCAGCAGGCGGTGGTCGATACCCTGGCCATCAAGTGCAAACGGGCGCTGGAACAGACCGGACTCAACCGGCTGGTGGTGGCCGGCGGCGTCAGCGCCAATGTGTCGCTGCGGAAGCAGCTGGAAGCGTTAATGAAAGGGCTGAGCGGTGAGGTGTTTTATCCGCGCAATGAATACTGCACCGACAATGGCGCCATGATCGCTTTTGCCGGTCTGCAACGGCTCAGGGCCGGTCAGATCGAGCCGCTGCTGGTTCGTGCCCGGCCACGCTGGCCGCTGGATGAGCTACCGCCCGTCGGTGAGGGGTAA
- a CDS encoding multifunctional CCA addition/repair protein → MKIYLVGGAVRDELLGLRVTERDYMVVGATPKQLLDLGYTQVGRDFPVFLHPHSKEEYALARTERKAGSGYTGFICDFGPDVTLEEDLRRRDLTINAIARSETGELIDPYGGVADIQARVLRHVSGAFTEDPLRVLRVARFAARFHHLGFTLARETQALMQNMAAGGELTALTPERVWKETEKALACDNPQVFFEVLRDCGALAVLFPEVNALFGVPGPRDWHPEIDTGLHTMMVLKRTAELGASLPCRFAALCHDLGKALTPPEHWPSHHHHGELGIAPIRTLSERLKVPTEHRELAVLMSRWHICLHRLAEPAPQQAHTVLELLDHTDAWRKPDRFAELLLCAQADLQGRTGFEQRPYPQRERLWRWLQELKQITARPFVARGLKGPAIGEAIREARLARLVQLLQA, encoded by the coding sequence TTGAAAATCTATCTGGTGGGGGGCGCGGTCAGAGACGAGCTGCTGGGCCTGAGGGTAACAGAGCGGGACTACATGGTGGTGGGCGCCACGCCGAAGCAGCTGCTCGACCTCGGCTATACCCAGGTAGGCAGGGACTTTCCGGTGTTTCTGCACCCCCACAGCAAGGAGGAATACGCCCTCGCCCGCACCGAGCGCAAGGCCGGCAGCGGTTACACCGGCTTTATCTGCGACTTCGGCCCCGACGTGACCCTGGAAGAAGATCTGCGCCGGCGGGACCTCACCATCAATGCCATTGCCCGGAGTGAAACCGGCGAACTGATCGACCCCTACGGCGGTGTGGCCGATATTCAGGCCCGGGTGCTGCGTCATGTGTCCGGCGCCTTTACCGAAGATCCGCTGCGGGTGCTGCGGGTGGCACGCTTCGCCGCCCGCTTTCACCACCTGGGTTTTACTCTTGCCCGGGAAACGCAAGCCCTGATGCAGAACATGGCCGCCGGCGGCGAGCTCACCGCTCTCACCCCCGAGCGGGTATGGAAGGAAACCGAAAAGGCCCTGGCCTGTGACAACCCCCAGGTATTTTTTGAGGTGCTGCGCGACTGCGGCGCCCTGGCGGTGCTGTTTCCGGAAGTGAACGCCCTGTTCGGTGTGCCCGGTCCCAGGGACTGGCACCCGGAGATCGACACCGGCCTGCACACCATGATGGTGCTCAAACGTACCGCCGAGCTGGGCGCCAGCCTGCCCTGCCGCTTTGCCGCCCTGTGCCACGATCTGGGCAAGGCACTCACGCCGCCCGAACACTGGCCCAGCCACCACCACCACGGCGAGCTGGGCATTGCGCCTATTCGGACGTTGAGTGAACGGCTGAAGGTGCCCACCGAGCACAGAGAACTGGCAGTGTTGATGAGCCGCTGGCATATCTGCCTGCACCGGCTGGCCGAGCCGGCGCCGCAGCAGGCGCACACGGTGCTGGAGCTGCTGGATCATACCGACGCCTGGCGCAAACCGGATCGCTTTGCCGAATTGTTGCTGTGCGCTCAGGCCGATCTGCAGGGCCGCACCGGCTTTGAACAACGCCCCTATCCCCAGCGGGAACGGTTATGGCGATGGCTGCAGGAGCTGAAGCAAATTACCGCCCGGCCCTTTGTGGCTCGGGGGCTGAAAGGCCCCGCCATTGGCGAGGCCATCCGTGAGGCAAGGCTGGCGCGGCTGGTGCAGTTGCTTCAGGCCTGA
- the folB gene encoding dihydroneopterin aldolase, whose translation MDKVFVQGLEVLTTIGVYEWEKGIRQKIRFDLEMGYDNRPAAAGDDIGCALDYATLSQKVTTYAEQNHVELVETMAEHIARLILTEFPVLSVKVRLTKPAAVPNAAGVGVEIERFASRNLQG comes from the coding sequence ATGGATAAAGTGTTTGTGCAAGGCCTTGAGGTGCTGACCACCATAGGCGTTTACGAGTGGGAAAAAGGTATTCGCCAGAAGATCCGGTTCGATCTGGAAATGGGTTACGACAACCGGCCGGCGGCGGCGGGGGACGACATTGGCTGCGCCCTGGATTACGCCACTCTGTCGCAGAAGGTCACCACCTATGCCGAGCAGAACCATGTGGAGCTGGTGGAAACCATGGCCGAGCACATCGCGCGACTGATCCTGACCGAGTTTCCGGTGCTGTCGGTCAAGGTGCGGCTCACCAAGCCCGCCGCCGTGCCCAATGCCGCCGGGGTGGGAGTGGAAATCGAGCGGTTCGCCAGCCGCAATCTTCAGGGTTAA
- the rpsU gene encoding 30S ribosomal protein S21, producing the protein MPVIKVRENEPFDVALRRFKRSCEKAGILSEVRRREHYEKPTTERKRAKAAAVKRHAKKLARENARRTRLY; encoded by the coding sequence ATGCCAGTAATTAAAGTACGTGAAAACGAGCCCTTCGACGTAGCCCTGCGTCGCTTCAAGCGTTCCTGCGAAAAGGCCGGTATCCTGTCTGAAGTTCGTCGCCGCGAGCACTACGAAAAGCCGACTACCGAGCGCAAGCGCGCCAAGGCTGCCGCTGTTAAGCGTCACGCCAAGAAGCTGGCTCGCGAAAACGCACGTCGCACTCGTCTGTACTAA
- the dnaG gene encoding DNA primase: MAGRIPQQFIDDLLARTDIVDLIDQRVRLKKAGKNYQACCPFHNEKSPSFTVSPDKQFYHCFGCGAHGTALGFLMEYDGLEFLDAIDELAALHGLTVPRENTGSGSSQQQAAARAERQDLYGLLNDISHFYQQQLRGAPAAIDYLKGRGLSGKVVKRFGIGYVPDQWDSVKRHFGKSRDSERQLIDGGMLLQNDNGRVYDRFRDRIMFPIRDRRGRTIGFGGRVLGDGTPKYLNSPETPVFHKGRELYGLYEVRQAHRNPERVLVVEGYMDVVALAQFGIDYAVASLGTSTTSDQLQLLYRTTREVICCYDGDRAGREAAWRALENALPLMQDGRSLRFVFLPDGEDPDSLVRTQGQQAFERLLNNAQDFGDFLFERLAQDSMDGDAGQHELAHKAAEAIMRVPEGFTREGLVTRLSRQLNWGENERRVKELFARLKPADGQEKTPARPAQKLKLTPLRRAIALVLQYPAAAARLPEMPALEELSMPGMELLLALLAQVRERPGMNTAQLLEHWRGHPSEPALSRLAMAESAFAGDHIEQELQDIFVVLINEYLARRIELLQQKSRSRDGLTPSEKQELLLLLTESKGGAVL, encoded by the coding sequence ATGGCTGGCAGAATCCCCCAACAATTTATTGATGATCTCCTCGCCCGTACCGACATTGTCGATCTCATCGACCAGCGGGTACGGCTGAAAAAGGCCGGCAAGAACTATCAGGCCTGCTGCCCCTTTCATAACGAAAAAAGCCCGTCCTTTACGGTCAGTCCCGACAAACAGTTCTATCACTGCTTCGGCTGTGGCGCCCACGGCACCGCCCTTGGCTTTTTGATGGAATACGACGGACTGGAATTTCTCGACGCCATCGACGAACTCGCGGCGCTGCACGGCCTGACCGTGCCCCGGGAAAACACCGGCAGCGGCTCGTCCCAGCAACAGGCGGCGGCGCGGGCCGAGCGCCAGGATCTCTACGGTCTGCTGAACGACATCAGCCACTTTTACCAGCAGCAGTTGCGCGGGGCGCCGGCAGCCATTGACTATCTCAAGGGCCGAGGCTTAAGCGGCAAAGTGGTGAAGCGCTTTGGCATCGGCTATGTGCCGGACCAATGGGACAGTGTCAAACGGCACTTTGGAAAAAGCCGCGACAGCGAGCGTCAGCTGATCGACGGCGGCATGTTGCTGCAAAACGACAACGGCCGGGTTTATGACCGCTTTCGCGATCGCATCATGTTTCCCATTCGGGACAGACGCGGCCGCACCATCGGCTTTGGCGGCCGGGTGCTGGGCGACGGCACGCCCAAATACCTGAACTCGCCGGAGACCCCGGTGTTTCACAAGGGCCGGGAGCTGTACGGCCTGTATGAAGTGCGCCAGGCCCACCGCAACCCGGAGCGAGTGCTGGTGGTGGAAGGCTACATGGACGTGGTGGCCCTGGCCCAGTTCGGCATCGACTATGCGGTGGCCAGCCTCGGCACCTCTACCACTTCCGATCAGTTGCAGCTGCTCTATCGCACCACCCGCGAGGTGATCTGCTGCTACGACGGCGACCGCGCCGGCCGCGAGGCCGCCTGGCGGGCGCTGGAAAACGCCCTGCCGCTGATGCAGGACGGCCGCAGCCTGCGCTTTGTGTTTTTGCCCGACGGCGAAGACCCCGACAGCCTGGTGCGCACTCAAGGCCAGCAAGCCTTTGAACGGCTCCTGAATAACGCCCAGGACTTTGGCGATTTTCTGTTTGAACGCCTGGCGCAAGACAGCATGGACGGCGACGCCGGCCAGCACGAACTGGCCCACAAGGCCGCCGAAGCCATTATGCGGGTACCCGAGGGCTTTACCCGGGAAGGCCTGGTCACCCGGCTGTCGCGCCAGCTCAACTGGGGGGAAAACGAGCGCCGGGTAAAGGAGCTGTTTGCGCGGCTGAAGCCCGCCGACGGCCAGGAAAAAACACCGGCGCGCCCGGCACAAAAACTCAAGCTGACCCCGCTTCGACGGGCCATCGCCCTTGTGCTACAATATCCGGCTGCCGCGGCCCGGCTGCCGGAAATGCCGGCGCTGGAAGAGCTGTCGATGCCGGGCATGGAGCTGCTGCTGGCACTGCTGGCCCAGGTACGCGAGCGCCCTGGCATGAATACCGCGCAGCTGCTGGAGCATTGGCGGGGACATCCTTCAGAGCCGGCCCTGTCGCGGCTGGCCATGGCCGAAAGCGCCTTTGCCGGCGACCATATCGAGCAGGAGCTGCAGGACATCTTCGTGGTGCTCATCAATGAATATCTGGCCCGGCGCATTGAGCTGCTGCAGCAAAAAAGCCGCAGCCGCGACGGACTGACGCCATCGGAAAAACAGGAATTACTGCTGCTGCTGACAGAAAGCAAGGGCGGCGCGGTCTTATAA
- a CDS encoding GatB/YqeY domain-containing protein: MSLKDQLSAQQKDAMRAKDKARLGTLRMLMAEIKQKEIDSRETLDDDGIIAVITKMVKQRKDAASQFEQAGRQELADGERQEIAVLQEFLPQPLTEDELDTLLTQAIADTGATGMQDMGKVMTALKPQIQGRADMGKVSATIKAKLA; the protein is encoded by the coding sequence ATGTCTTTGAAAGACCAGCTGTCAGCCCAGCAGAAAGATGCCATGCGCGCCAAAGACAAGGCACGCCTGGGCACCCTGCGCATGCTGATGGCCGAGATCAAGCAAAAAGAGATCGACAGCCGCGAAACCCTGGACGATGACGGCATCATCGCGGTGATCACCAAAATGGTGAAACAGCGCAAGGATGCCGCCAGCCAGTTCGAACAGGCCGGTCGTCAGGAACTGGCCGACGGTGAACGCCAGGAAATTGCGGTGCTGCAGGAATTCCTGCCGCAACCCCTGACCGAAGACGAGCTGGACACTTTGCTCACGCAGGCCATCGCCGACACCGGCGCCACCGGCATGCAGGACATGGGCAAGGTGATGACGGCGCTCAAGCCGCAGATCCAGGGCCGTGCAGACATGGGCAAGGTCAGCGCCACCATCAAGGCCAAACTGGCCTGA
- a CDS encoding undecaprenyl-diphosphate phosphatase, with product MEVHAILLALIQGLTEFLPVSSSAHLVLPSVLLGWPDQGMAFDVAVHLGSLLAVLFYFRREVVTLALSWWVSLRGGGHSAESKLAWGIILATVPACVAGLLLGDVIGVYLRSGWVIATATIVFGLLLWWADRMARQCKNEYQAGWRGALLLGCAQALALIPGTSRSGITLTAGLMLGLTRQAAARFSFLMSIPVILLAGSHQASGLVGSGAVMPWPAVSLGVLVSFASALACIHLFLSLLNRLGVLPFVLYRLALGAVLIGVLSQA from the coding sequence ATGGAAGTTCATGCCATTCTGCTGGCCCTCATTCAGGGCCTGACCGAGTTTCTTCCCGTTTCCAGCTCAGCCCATCTGGTGTTGCCCTCCGTGTTGCTGGGCTGGCCCGATCAGGGCATGGCCTTTGATGTGGCCGTGCATCTGGGCAGCCTGCTGGCGGTGCTGTTCTATTTTCGGCGCGAGGTGGTGACCCTGGCGCTGAGCTGGTGGGTTTCGCTGCGCGGGGGCGGCCACAGTGCCGAGTCGAAACTGGCCTGGGGCATCATACTGGCCACCGTGCCCGCCTGTGTGGCGGGCTTGTTGCTGGGGGATGTGATTGGCGTCTACCTGCGCTCGGGCTGGGTCATAGCCACCGCCACCATCGTCTTTGGCCTGCTGCTGTGGTGGGCCGACCGCATGGCCCGCCAGTGCAAGAATGAATACCAGGCCGGCTGGCGCGGCGCCCTGCTTCTGGGCTGTGCCCAGGCACTGGCGCTGATCCCCGGCACCTCCCGCAGCGGCATTACCCTCACCGCCGGCCTGATGCTGGGGCTGACCCGGCAGGCGGCGGCGCGGTTTTCCTTTCTGATGTCGATTCCGGTGATCCTGCTGGCGGGCAGCCATCAGGCCAGCGGCCTGGTGGGCAGCGGCGCCGTCATGCCCTGGCCGGCGGTCTCTCTGGGGGTGCTGGTGTCGTTCGCCAGCGCCCTGGCCTGCATTCATCTGTTCCTGAGCCTGCTCAACCGCCTGGGGGTACTGCCCTTTGTGCTGTACCGGCTGGCCCTGGGCGCGGTATTGATTGGCGTGCTGAGTCAGGCCTGA